Proteins found in one Pyrus communis chromosome 15, drPyrComm1.1, whole genome shotgun sequence genomic segment:
- the LOC137717584 gene encoding aspartic proteinase 36-like, with amino-acid sequence MARRTSLLLIYFLLLNLCGAFASLSDDHRRPMILPLHLSSPKSNWLHRRPFDGRRLQRSVPNAHMRLYDDLLANGYYTTRLWIGTPPQQFALIVDTGSTVTYVPCFDCAQCGYHQDPRFQPDLSSTYQPVKCNINCNCDNKEAQCTYERRYAEMSSSSGVLGEDVISFGNESVLVPQRAVFGCENIETGDLYRQRADGIIGLGRGRLSVMDQLVDKGVISDSFSLCYGGMGVGGGAMVLGGMKSPPDMVFAHSDRFRSPYYNIDLKEIHVAGQPLKLNPKIFDGKHGTVLDSGTTYAYLPKDAFHAFKDAIKRQIESLKQIHGPDPNYQDICFSGAGRDVTQLSKVFPQVDMVFGNGQKLSLSPENYLFPHTKVGGAYCLGVFENGDDTTLLGGIITRNTLVTYDRKNDKIGFWKTNCSELWKRLNYNNAPPPAPLASDGRNMSVEISPNIAPGGLPETFLPGELQIGLISFDMMLSINNTMKPNFTELADSIARELEVDISQVRLMNYTNMGNGFVVRWTIFPAEPATCFSAAKAMGIIVRLKEHHMQLPQKFGSYQLVKVKAEPGKKRSWWEQHSLAVVVGAIVTSAVGLLALGTWLVRKYKLQDIVSYEPVGASSIVPEQELQPLR; translated from the exons ATGGCTCGGCGGACCTCGCTCCTTCTCATCTACTTCCTGCTGCTGAACCTCTGCGGCGCGTTTGCTTCACTTTCCGACGATCACCGCCGTCCGATGATCCTCCCTCTCCATCTCTCGTCTCCCAAATCCAATTGGCTCCACCGGCGACCCTTCGACGGCCGGCGACTCCAGAGATCGGTGCCCAACGCCCACATGAGGCTCTATGACGACCTCCTTGCCAACGG GTACTACACGACGCGGCTGTGGATTGGGACGCCGCCGCAGCAATTCGCGCTGATTGTGGATACGGGAAGTACGGTGACTTATGTGCCTTGCTTTGACTGTGCGCAGTGTGGTTATCATCAG GACCCCAGGTTCCAGCCCGATTTATCTAGTACATATCAACCTGTGAAGTGTAATATCAATTGTAACTGTGACAATAAAGAAGCTCAATGCACTTATGAACGGCGGTATGCTGAGATGAGCTCTAGTAGTGGGGTACTTGGTGAGGACGTCATTTCTTTTGGTAACGAGAGTGTTCTTGTGCCCCAGCGTGCTGTTTTTGGTTGTGAAAATATTGAAACTGGTGATCTTTACCGTCAACGTGCTGATGGCATTATCGGTTTGGGTCGTGGTCGACTCAGTGTGATGGATCAACTTGTTGACAAGGGTGTTATTAGTGACTCATTCTCATTATGCTACGGAGGGATGGGTGTAGGAGGGGGTGCCATGGTTCTTGGCGGGATGAAATCTCCCCCTGATATGGTATTTGCCCATTCAGATCGCTTTCGCAG TCCATATTACAACATTGACCTGAAGGAAATACATGTGGCCGGCCAACCTTTGAAGTTAAATCCCAAGATCTTTGATGGCAAGCATGGAACTGTATTGGATAGTGGAACTACTTATGCGTACCTTCCAAAGGATGCTTTTCATGCGTTTAAGGATGCT ATTAAGAGGCAAATTGAGTCCCTCAAACAAATCCATGGTCCTGACCCAAATTATCAAGATATTTGTTTTTCAGGAGCTGGAAG GGATGTCACCCAACTATCAAAAGTTTTTCCACAGGTTGATATGGTATTCGGCAATGGGCAGAAGTTATCACTGTCTCCAGAGAATTACCTGTTCCCG CATACAAAGGTTGGTGGTGCTTATTGCCTGGGGGTTTTTGAAAATGGTGATGATACTACCCTTTTAGGAG GAATCATTACACGTAATACCCTTGTGACTTATGACCGGAAAAACGATAAGATTGGCTTTTGGAAAACTAATTGTTCTGAACTATGGAAGAGATTGAATTATAATAATGCCCCACCTCCAGCACCTTTAGCTTCTGATGGCCGGAATATGAGTGTAGAAATTTCTCCTAACATTGCCCCAGGTGGATTGCCTGAAACATTTCTTCCAG GTGAACTTCAAATAGGGCTAATAAGTTTTGATATGATGCTGAGCATCAATAACACTATGAAACCCAACTTCACAGAACTGGCAGATTCTATTGCTCGTGAGCTGGAAGTAGATATTTCCCAG GTTCGCTTAATGAACTACACCAATATGGGAAATGGTTTCGTTGTTAGATGGACAATCTTCCCTGCTGAACCTGCAACTTGCTTTTCTGCTGCGAAAGCAATG GGCATAATTGTGCGCTTAAAGGAACATCATATGCAGCTTCCTCAGAAATTTGGAAGTTATCAGTTGGTCAAAGTGAAAGCTGAGCCTGGGAAGAAGCG GTCGTGGTGGGAGCAACACTCTTTGGCGGTGGTAGTTGGAGCTATAGTTACCTCAGCTGTTGGATTATTAGCATTAGGGACATGGCTGGTTAGGAAATACAAATTGCAAGACATCGTTTCGTATGAGCCAGTTGGTGCCAGTTCCATTGTTCCTGAGCAAGAGCTTCAACCGCTTAGATAG
- the LOC137716737 gene encoding peamaclein-like: protein MKLVFATFMLVCLVLTSSFFEASIAGSTFCDSKCGVRCSKAGFKNRCLRFCGICCEKCQCVPSGTYGNKDECPCYRDLKNSKGEDKCP from the exons ATGAAGCTCGTCTTTGCAACCTTCATGCTTGTTTGCCTTGTCCTCACCTCCTCTTTCTTCGAGGCATCAATTGCTGGTTCTA CTTTTTGTGACTCCAAGTGTGGGGTGAGATGTTCAAAAGCTGGATTTAAGAACAGGTGCTTGAGGTTCTGTGGAATCTGTTGTGAGAAATGTCAGTGCGTTCCATCGGGGACTTATGGGAACAAGGACGAGTGCCCTTGCTACAGGGACCTCAAAAACTCCAAGGGCGAGGACAAGTGCCCTTAA
- the LOC137716736 gene encoding peamaclein-like yields MKLLSATFMLVCLVLTFSFFEASMAVSPFCDSKCGVRCSKAGYKDRCLRYCGICCEKCRCVPSLTYGNKDECPCYRDLKNSKGESKCP; encoded by the exons ATGAAGCTCCTCTCTGCAACCTTTATGCTTGTTTGCCTTGTCCTcaccttctctttctttgaggCATCAATGGCTGTTTCTC CTTTTTGTGACTCCAAGTGTGGGGTGAGATGTTCAAAAGCTGGATATAAGGACAGGTGCTTGAGGTACTGTGGAATCTGTTGTGAGAAATGTCGATGCGTTCCATCGCTGACTTATGGGAACAAGGACGAGTGCCCTTGCTACAGGGACCTCAAAAACTCCAAGGGCGAGAGCAAGTGCCCTTAA